One Pirellulaceae bacterium DNA segment encodes these proteins:
- the hslU gene encoding ATP-dependent protease ATPase subunit HslU, with amino-acid sequence MTQSSPNPASEQQLTPREIVEQLDQHIVGQRDAKRAVAIAVRNRWRRRQLPEQMRNEVAPKNILMIGPTGVGKTEIARRLAKLTGSPFIKVEATKYTEVGYYGRDVESMVRELVENAIGIVRQQEMKSVEEAAHKKVEEHLLDLLVPPPVSLDVGGDDANTAEHYQRSRDKMRAMLVAGELEQREVELTVEQKSSPVVLGGMGMGEHMDVDIQGMFDKILPKNTVRRNLRVGEARAVLFEQACESLLDEEKVNAAAIELAENGGIVFLDEIDKVVASDAKGTDVSRQGVQRDLLPIVEGTSVQTRYGYIRTDHVLFVAAGAFHRANPSDLMPELQGRFPIRVELNDLTKEDFIRILTEPNNSLTRQYEAMLATENVKLKFTKDAVETLASYAHKVNQTTQNIGARRLYTILERLLEELSFEAPEMSDGKVDINAAYVIQRLSDIAEDEDLSRFIL; translated from the coding sequence AGCGATCGCCGTTCGCAATCGCTGGCGTCGCCGACAGTTGCCAGAGCAGATGCGTAACGAGGTAGCGCCAAAGAACATTCTGATGATCGGACCCACGGGTGTTGGAAAGACGGAAATCGCGCGTCGCTTGGCCAAGCTGACGGGATCTCCATTCATCAAAGTTGAAGCAACGAAATACACAGAAGTCGGCTATTACGGCCGAGACGTGGAAAGCATGGTTCGCGAACTGGTGGAGAATGCCATCGGGATCGTGCGACAACAGGAAATGAAGTCGGTTGAAGAAGCCGCACATAAAAAAGTGGAGGAACATCTCCTCGACCTACTCGTGCCTCCGCCTGTCAGCCTGGACGTCGGGGGCGACGACGCCAACACGGCCGAACACTACCAGAGATCGCGTGACAAGATGCGAGCCATGCTGGTGGCCGGCGAACTCGAACAGCGCGAAGTCGAATTGACGGTCGAGCAAAAATCGAGTCCTGTCGTACTGGGCGGAATGGGAATGGGGGAACACATGGATGTGGATATCCAAGGAATGTTCGACAAAATACTTCCCAAGAATACGGTCCGACGAAACCTGCGAGTTGGAGAAGCTCGAGCGGTGTTATTCGAACAGGCTTGTGAATCGCTGCTCGATGAAGAAAAGGTCAACGCAGCTGCCATCGAACTGGCCGAAAACGGAGGCATCGTCTTTTTAGATGAAATTGACAAAGTGGTCGCAAGCGACGCCAAAGGGACGGACGTTTCGCGACAAGGCGTCCAACGCGACCTCCTCCCCATCGTTGAAGGTACCAGCGTGCAAACTCGGTACGGCTATATCCGCACCGACCATGTTTTGTTCGTCGCAGCAGGAGCCTTTCACCGAGCCAACCCGTCCGATCTCATGCCAGAATTACAAGGACGATTTCCAATCCGCGTCGAGCTCAACGATTTGACCAAGGAAGACTTCATTCGAATTCTCACCGAACCCAACAACTCGCTCACACGCCAATACGAGGCAATGCTGGCCACGGAAAACGTCAAACTGAAATTCACAAAAGATGCGGTTGAGACTCTCGCCTCCTACGCTCATAAGGTCAACCAAACAACTCAAAACATAGGTGCGAGAAGGCTCTACACGATCTTGGAACGTCTCTTAGAGGAACTTTCATTCGAAGCACCCGAAATGTCCGACGGAAAAGTTGACATTAACGCCGCTTATGTCATCCAACGACTTTCCGACATCGCAGAAGACGAAGACTTGAGTCGTTTCATTCTCTAG
- a CDS encoding STAS domain-containing protein has translation MEEFRYIRVKRSAGSIIVQFKETNLSIETMAECIRLEIEQLLQFEQPRNFIIDFTDVRSISSSVISTLLMIRKKLINLRIPLALCCVPIPILEIYRTLQLTETHFQVFGTVEDALQACLVVDPEFPPEQMED, from the coding sequence ATGGAAGAATTCCGTTATATCCGCGTGAAGCGATCGGCTGGATCAATCATTGTCCAATTCAAGGAAACCAACCTGAGCATCGAGACCATGGCCGAGTGCATTCGCCTGGAAATCGAGCAACTACTGCAGTTTGAACAACCCCGAAATTTCATCATCGACTTTACCGATGTACGAAGCATTTCGTCCTCAGTCATTTCCACGCTGCTGATGATTCGCAAGAAACTGATCAACTTACGAATCCCACTGGCCCTCTGCTGCGTCCCCATTCCAATCCTAGAAATCTATCGGACGTTGCAACTCACAGAAACTCACTTTCAAGTTTTCGGAACGGTCGAAGACGCCCTCCAAGCGTGTTTGGTAGTCGACCCTGAGTTCCCACCTGAGCAAATGGAGGATTAA
- a CDS encoding SpoIIE family protein phosphatase, with translation MSNADQVAKTRVLLIEDSDTDALLIQAHLRKAGLPVAIRREDRLSTGLRQIDLGNVDVVLLDLNLPDSSGLDTFRAIHNRAVQTPIIVLSGQDDIDVAVAAVSQGAQDYLTKSEANRSTLARSVRYAIERFRRQQIEQELTAAGEIQRRLFPQQAPMVPGFDIYGRCEPAVSAGGDYFDFFPMCDGGLGIVVADVSGHGLGPSLIMSETRAILRTLAISFSNVGDILTRANQVLCDDLHDNIFVALILVHLNPKTREVRFASAGHPALLLDQSGRIQQRLQSKDPPLGVIADRQFSTEVDVHLAAGDALLLYTDGIIETIDEEDRQFGEKMMVETVASMQSRSSRAAVDELFKRVHDYASDTGHRDDQTVVVVTANRESP, from the coding sequence ATGTCGAACGCAGATCAGGTCGCCAAAACTCGTGTGCTGTTGATCGAAGACAGCGACACCGATGCGCTATTGATCCAAGCCCACCTCAGAAAGGCGGGACTTCCCGTGGCGATTCGACGGGAAGATCGGCTCAGTACGGGCCTGCGGCAAATCGACTTGGGCAACGTGGATGTGGTTCTGCTGGACTTGAACCTCCCGGACAGTTCGGGACTCGATACGTTTCGCGCGATTCACAACCGGGCGGTGCAAACTCCGATTATCGTGCTCAGCGGACAGGATGATATCGACGTTGCCGTAGCTGCAGTCAGTCAGGGAGCTCAGGACTACCTCACCAAAAGCGAGGCCAATCGAAGCACCTTGGCCCGATCGGTACGGTATGCGATCGAACGTTTTCGCCGTCAACAAATCGAACAAGAATTGACGGCCGCCGGTGAAATCCAACGTCGATTGTTTCCCCAGCAAGCGCCGATGGTTCCGGGCTTCGACATTTATGGGCGTTGCGAGCCAGCCGTGTCAGCCGGTGGTGACTACTTCGACTTTTTTCCAATGTGCGATGGCGGCTTGGGAATTGTCGTTGCCGATGTATCAGGGCATGGGCTGGGGCCATCGTTGATCATGTCCGAAACACGAGCAATCCTACGCACACTCGCCATCAGTTTTTCAAACGTTGGTGACATCTTGACCAGGGCGAATCAAGTGCTCTGCGATGACTTACATGACAATATCTTTGTCGCACTCATCCTGGTCCATTTGAATCCGAAGACCCGCGAAGTCCGCTTCGCGAGTGCTGGACACCCCGCCTTACTCCTTGACCAGTCAGGACGGATCCAACAGCGACTCCAATCAAAAGATCCCCCCTTGGGTGTCATTGCTGACCGACAATTCAGCACGGAGGTGGACGTTCACCTTGCGGCCGGAGATGCCTTACTGCTCTACACCGATGGTATCATCGAAACCATTGACGAAGAAGATCGTCAATTCGGTGAAAAAATGATGGTTGAAACGGTTGCATCGATGCAAAGTCGTTCCAGTCGAGCGGCCGTTGATGAATTGTTCAAACGGGTGCACGACTATGCCAGCGATACGGGCCACCGCGACGATCAAACCGTCGTTGTCGTCACGGCAAATCGTGAATCACCGTAG
- a CDS encoding potassium channel family protein has product MRFRTQNHDLKRLDQHNFMSRHSPQREATRSIHPVHKLARIVLLLATLTVACTSWFCVVNDWPLVDAIYMTVITLSTVGFREVHPLTTGDKVFVVCF; this is encoded by the coding sequence GTGCGATTCCGCACACAAAATCACGACCTAAAGCGACTTGATCAACACAACTTCATGAGCCGCCATTCCCCTCAACGTGAAGCAACACGATCGATTCACCCAGTCCATAAGCTGGCAAGAATCGTTCTGCTGTTGGCAACGCTTACCGTCGCCTGCACAAGTTGGTTCTGCGTCGTCAACGACTGGCCGCTCGTGGATGCCATCTATATGACGGTCATTACACTCAGCACGGTTGGTTTCCGCGAAGTCCACCCGTTGACGACAGGTGACAAAGTCTTTGTGGTCTGTTTTTAA
- a CDS encoding NAD-binding protein, which yields MHNHFIVCGAGRMGRMVCQHLAEHNVPFVAIDRDEEAIDYCQQQNWTLIVGDATEDSALKEAGIQHAHEIASVLSTDADNLYVVISSRLLKENIRIIARANDDKAAEKMQRA from the coding sequence ATGCATAACCATTTCATTGTCTGTGGAGCAGGGCGCATGGGTCGGATGGTCTGTCAACACCTTGCCGAGCATAACGTTCCGTTTGTCGCCATCGATCGAGACGAAGAAGCGATCGATTACTGCCAACAACAAAATTGGACACTGATCGTTGGCGACGCCACCGAAGACAGCGCGCTCAAAGAGGCTGGTATTCAACATGCACATGAAATCGCCAGCGTCTTATCGACTGATGCCGACAACCTCTATGTGGTCATCTCCTCGCGTTTACTGAAAGAAAACATACGAATCATTGCCCGCGCGAATGACGATAAGGCGGCAGAAAAAATGCAGCGAGCCTGA
- a CDS encoding TrkA C-terminal domain-containing protein → MAQLLTNPNLGDFFEFAGAGGLRFDLADIRVVENLPLVGKRLDQTDLRSRGGIIVGIRKADGSVLIPPPSTTEIQTGDNLFAIGNTTAIAEFTRHSPLTDQEVTQATKKT, encoded by the coding sequence ATGGCACAGCTGCTCACTAATCCAAACCTGGGTGATTTCTTCGAATTCGCAGGAGCGGGTGGGCTCAGATTTGATCTGGCGGACATTCGTGTTGTCGAGAATTTACCCTTAGTCGGCAAACGGCTCGACCAAACAGATCTCCGATCACGAGGGGGCATCATTGTGGGTATCCGAAAAGCAGATGGCTCGGTACTGATCCCACCTCCGAGCACAACGGAAATTCAAACCGGAGACAACTTGTTTGCAATTGGCAACACGACGGCGATCGCCGAATTCACGCGTCACAGCCCGCTTACCGACCAAGAAGTTACTCAAGCAACGAAGAAAACCTGA
- a CDS encoding DUF3500 domain-containing protein: MICRSRFPLALCWMTFFVVCNTNQVGFAHTTAEEMTSAANRFLVSLTPEQREKVEYKFEGKERTNWQFIPMERTGLAFKEMKPHQQHLAMVLMQSVFSHRGASKALNIMMLEQILHEMENQSPKRDPSLYHFYIFGKPSTTKTWGWRFEGHHLSVSVTIVDGHHVVGTPSFYGANPAVVRQGPHKGLRVLHQEEDLGRELVKSLDAEQKQIAVFSETAPPDVINGPGRKAAALEPQGLSAKKMNKAQRQVLMKIVREYVQNLRPELAREDMKKIREAGTGKIHFAWAGNLEPGKGHYYRVQGPTFVMEYDNTQNDANHVHCVWRDLQNDFGEDLLKKHYDAVKHTN, translated from the coding sequence ATGATTTGTCGATCGCGTTTCCCCCTTGCCCTATGCTGGATGACATTTTTTGTTGTTTGCAACACGAACCAAGTCGGCTTCGCTCATACGACTGCCGAAGAGATGACGTCGGCCGCTAATCGCTTCCTCGTATCGCTAACTCCCGAGCAACGCGAAAAGGTCGAATACAAATTCGAAGGAAAAGAGCGTACCAATTGGCAATTTATTCCGATGGAACGAACTGGCTTGGCTTTCAAAGAGATGAAACCACACCAACAACATCTGGCCATGGTCTTGATGCAAAGCGTTTTCAGTCACCGCGGGGCTTCCAAGGCACTGAACATCATGATGCTGGAACAGATTCTTCACGAAATGGAGAACCAAAGTCCAAAGCGAGATCCATCACTTTATCACTTCTACATTTTTGGAAAACCGTCAACCACCAAGACTTGGGGATGGCGTTTTGAGGGACATCACCTTTCCGTCAGCGTCACGATTGTCGACGGTCATCATGTCGTTGGCACCCCATCCTTTTACGGAGCAAATCCGGCAGTGGTCCGGCAGGGGCCGCATAAAGGCTTGCGAGTGTTGCACCAGGAAGAAGACCTTGGCCGCGAACTTGTCAAATCATTGGACGCCGAACAGAAGCAAATCGCCGTTTTTTCTGAAACGGCTCCTCCGGACGTAATCAACGGACCGGGTCGTAAAGCCGCCGCGTTGGAGCCACAAGGACTTTCAGCAAAAAAAATGAACAAGGCACAACGACAAGTACTGATGAAAATCGTACGAGAGTATGTGCAGAATTTACGCCCCGAATTGGCGAGAGAAGACATGAAGAAAATCCGCGAAGCGGGTACCGGAAAAATTCATTTCGCTTGGGCTGGCAATCTTGAGCCCGGCAAAGGTCATTATTATCGAGTGCAAGGTCCAACCTTCGTAATGGAATACGATAACACGCAAAACGATGCCAATCACGTTCACTGTGTCTGGCGTGACCTGCAAAATGACTTTGGCGAAGATCTCCTGAAGAAACACTACGACGCAGTCAAACATACCAATTAG
- a CDS encoding sulfatase, producing the protein MSSIFRLWAWGMTFVLGYVLLSPAAAATHPNVILILSDDHRYDFLGFMEQAPEFLETPHLDRMAAQGAHLRNAFVTTSLCSPSRASILTGQFMHKHRVVDNQRPVAEGTRFFPELLQAAGYRTGFVGKWHMGHEHDKPRPGFEHWCSFPGQGVYMNPTLNINGRRNQFEGYNSDVLTDQAIEWLKQMQQQSAPFFLMLSFKAVHFPFQPAPRHQERYAKAKIDLPETMANSEENYQTQPRWVRDRRYSIHGIDHMQTGPFDKDPVPSLPQLYRDYAAAVHGLDQNIGRVLNFLDDRDLTKETLVIYLGDNGFALGEHGFYDKRDAFEASIRIPMLALAPGLIPPQTQIDQMVANIDLAPTILDFAGVDSNLDVDGKSFAPLLKRQPLEWRDHLLYEYHWEWNFPATPTLFAMRSDRYKYIFYHGVWDQNGFYDLQTDPHERHNLIRVPAYQQQIAEMRRKMFNELEARDALDLPVRRPAGDRLDDRKLRR; encoded by the coding sequence ATGAGCTCGATCTTTCGGCTGTGGGCGTGGGGGATGACCTTCGTGCTTGGATACGTCTTGTTATCGCCAGCGGCGGCGGCCACGCATCCTAATGTGATTCTGATACTCAGCGATGATCACCGATACGATTTTCTTGGATTTATGGAGCAAGCTCCTGAATTCTTGGAAACACCCCATTTGGATCGGATGGCAGCTCAAGGAGCCCATTTACGCAACGCGTTTGTCACGACCTCCTTGTGTTCTCCGAGCCGTGCTTCCATCTTGACGGGGCAATTCATGCACAAGCATCGAGTGGTCGACAATCAAAGACCCGTAGCGGAAGGAACACGTTTTTTTCCAGAACTTCTACAAGCTGCAGGTTACCGAACTGGCTTTGTGGGGAAATGGCATATGGGGCACGAGCATGATAAGCCACGGCCCGGATTTGAGCATTGGTGCAGTTTTCCAGGGCAGGGGGTCTATATGAACCCAACGCTCAATATTAACGGCAGGCGGAATCAATTTGAGGGATACAACAGTGACGTGCTGACCGATCAGGCGATTGAATGGTTGAAGCAAATGCAGCAACAATCGGCCCCCTTTTTCCTGATGTTGTCGTTTAAGGCTGTCCACTTTCCGTTCCAACCCGCACCTCGTCATCAGGAAAGGTACGCGAAGGCAAAGATTGATTTGCCGGAAACGATGGCCAATTCGGAGGAAAACTACCAGACGCAGCCACGCTGGGTGCGAGATCGAAGGTACAGCATTCATGGAATTGACCACATGCAGACGGGACCGTTTGACAAGGATCCTGTTCCGTCTTTGCCGCAACTCTATCGGGACTATGCGGCTGCCGTACACGGACTCGACCAGAATATTGGGCGAGTTTTGAACTTTCTCGACGATCGTGATTTGACGAAAGAGACGCTTGTTATCTATCTGGGTGACAATGGCTTTGCTCTCGGAGAGCACGGGTTCTACGACAAACGTGATGCATTCGAGGCCTCAATTCGCATTCCTATGTTGGCTTTGGCTCCAGGCTTGATTCCGCCTCAAACCCAAATTGATCAGATGGTTGCGAATATCGATTTGGCGCCGACTATTCTTGATTTTGCCGGCGTTGATTCCAATTTAGATGTCGATGGGAAATCGTTTGCACCGCTGTTGAAGAGGCAGCCCCTTGAATGGCGCGATCACCTGCTTTACGAATACCATTGGGAATGGAACTTTCCTGCGACGCCGACTTTGTTTGCCATGCGGAGCGATCGGTATAAGTACATTTTCTACCATGGTGTTTGGGATCAGAACGGTTTTTATGATCTGCAAACCGACCCCCACGAACGCCATAATTTGATTCGAGTTCCGGCCTATCAACAACAAATCGCCGAGATGCGGCGGAAGATGTTCAATGAATTGGAGGCTCGCGATGCGCTGGATCTTCCAGTGCGACGGCCAGCGGGCGATCGGTTGGATGACCGCAAATTGCGCCGCTAG
- a CDS encoding N-acetylglucosamine-6-phosphate deacetylase, translating into MQYFDLQVNGCYGADFNGDTITLDEVVLACSRLREDGVEGILATVITDEIEVMVNRLSQLANFRRSESIVAEMIHGFHIEGPFLNEQPGYIGAHPATAAKSANLDDAKRLLEATDHETCIFTLAPERDPEMKVTHYLADQGITVAAGHCNPTSDELRAGIDAGLRMFTHLGNGCPLHLHRHDNIIQRALSFHDQLWIGFIADGVHVPFTALSNYLRTAGLDRCFVVTDAISAAGLGPGEFQLGGQTVIVDEQLATWAPDHSHLMGSAGTMPNSEINLRRDLELNETAISQLLWENPRRAIGLT; encoded by the coding sequence ATGCAATATTTTGATCTTCAGGTAAATGGTTGCTACGGTGCCGATTTCAATGGTGACACCATAACGCTGGATGAGGTGGTCCTCGCTTGCAGTCGTCTGCGTGAGGATGGTGTGGAAGGCATCCTCGCAACCGTGATCACTGACGAAATTGAGGTGATGGTAAATCGCCTCAGCCAACTGGCTAACTTTCGCCGAAGTGAGTCAATCGTAGCCGAAATGATTCATGGCTTTCACATCGAGGGCCCTTTCTTAAACGAACAGCCAGGTTATATCGGGGCGCACCCAGCCACAGCTGCAAAAAGTGCCAATCTGGACGATGCGAAAAGATTGCTTGAAGCGACGGATCACGAGACTTGCATTTTCACTTTGGCGCCCGAACGGGATCCAGAAATGAAAGTCACCCATTACCTCGCCGACCAAGGCATCACGGTTGCTGCCGGGCATTGCAATCCAACATCCGATGAGCTTCGGGCGGGCATCGATGCGGGACTACGCATGTTCACGCATCTCGGCAACGGTTGTCCTTTACACCTACATCGTCACGATAACATCATTCAACGCGCGCTGAGCTTTCACGATCAGCTCTGGATCGGATTCATTGCCGATGGCGTCCATGTCCCATTCACGGCCTTATCAAACTATCTGCGTACCGCGGGACTGGACCGCTGCTTCGTGGTAACCGACGCGATCTCGGCAGCCGGACTGGGGCCGGGCGAATTTCAACTCGGCGGACAAACGGTGATCGTTGACGAACAACTGGCGACCTGGGCACCCGATCATTCTCATTTGATGGGATCTGCCGGAACCATGCCAAACAGTGAAATCAATCTGCGACGAGATCTCGAGCTGAACGAGACGGCGATTTCTCAGCTGCTGTGGGAGAACCCTCGCCGTGCCATTGGCCTTACTTAG
- a CDS encoding sulfatase, with amino-acid sequence MKQQFAVVVGDSPAVGMTRSIRVCESLARPCIKRRLIEVVGFMLRTIILLIALLVGTSNSLAGRPPNIVLIFTDDQGYQDVGCFGSPDIQTPHLDRMAAEGMKLTDFYVASPVCSASRAALMTGCYCDRVSVTGVFFPRHRQGLNPKEITVAELLRQQGYATACIGKWHLGHRPAFLPTRQGFDSYFGIPYSNDMKLDREADFAVNAEFRQGVTSESAQIEKPKKNWVPLMRDEQIVEYPADQTTLTQRYTEEALKFVRANQDRPFFLYLPHTMPHIPLFASDKFLGKNTERGIYGDVIEEIDDSVGQIMDLLKRLKLDKDTLIWFTSDNGPWLSTGINSGSALPLRDGKFTTYEGGMRVPCIVRWPGHVPAGTLCNEVAGTIDLLPTFAELAGVDLQQSLVTDGHQQIIDGHSIVDLIEAREGAESPHEAYFYRQDAVRMGKWKLRTRGKGRVKSKGGIRFPQLFDLRQDVSELHNLAAEHPKQVAKMEAALQAHNSRLKNERRPIGEEKPVVSTPK; translated from the coding sequence ATGAAACAACAGTTCGCCGTTGTTGTTGGGGATTCGCCCGCCGTGGGAATGACTCGCAGTATCAGGGTCTGCGAATCTCTCGCTCGTCCCTGCATCAAAAGGCGTTTGATCGAAGTGGTTGGATTCATGTTAAGGACAATTATCTTGTTGATTGCACTGTTAGTAGGAACTTCCAATTCGTTGGCTGGGCGTCCGCCCAACATTGTGTTGATCTTTACGGATGACCAAGGCTATCAAGACGTGGGTTGTTTTGGATCTCCGGATATTCAAACTCCTCATCTCGACCGCATGGCTGCGGAAGGAATGAAGTTGACGGACTTCTATGTCGCTTCTCCTGTTTGTTCTGCGTCCCGAGCCGCATTAATGACCGGATGTTATTGCGATCGGGTCAGTGTCACGGGTGTCTTTTTTCCTCGTCATCGTCAGGGATTGAATCCGAAAGAGATTACGGTTGCTGAGTTGCTTCGGCAGCAGGGTTACGCAACCGCTTGTATTGGTAAATGGCATCTGGGGCATCGACCTGCATTTTTACCCACTCGTCAAGGGTTTGATTCCTATTTCGGCATTCCCTACAGCAATGATATGAAGCTTGATCGGGAAGCAGATTTCGCTGTGAATGCAGAATTTCGTCAAGGGGTGACGAGTGAGTCTGCTCAAATAGAAAAACCGAAAAAGAATTGGGTGCCTTTGATGCGCGACGAGCAGATTGTCGAGTATCCCGCAGACCAGACAACATTGACCCAACGCTACACGGAGGAAGCGTTGAAGTTTGTACGAGCGAATCAAGACAGACCCTTCTTCTTGTATCTCCCGCATACGATGCCTCACATTCCTCTGTTCGCGTCGGATAAATTTCTCGGCAAGAATACGGAACGCGGTATCTACGGCGATGTGATCGAGGAGATTGACGATTCGGTTGGTCAGATCATGGATTTGTTAAAGCGTTTAAAACTGGACAAAGACACCCTCATTTGGTTTACGTCAGATAATGGTCCCTGGCTTTCAACCGGGATTAACAGTGGATCTGCGTTGCCATTACGTGACGGGAAGTTCACAACTTATGAGGGCGGGATGCGTGTGCCCTGTATTGTTCGATGGCCGGGCCACGTACCCGCAGGAACGTTGTGCAATGAAGTTGCTGGGACGATTGATTTGTTGCCAACATTTGCGGAATTAGCGGGGGTCGATCTGCAACAGTCTCTGGTGACGGATGGGCATCAACAGATCATTGACGGGCACAGTATCGTTGACCTCATCGAAGCCCGCGAAGGTGCCGAGAGTCCACACGAAGCCTATTTTTATCGCCAAGACGCGGTGAGAATGGGCAAATGGAAACTACGCACGCGGGGCAAAGGCCGAGTGAAATCGAAAGGTGGCATCCGATTTCCTCAGTTGTTTGATTTGCGGCAGGATGTCAGTGAATTGCACAATCTGGCCGCTGAGCATCCGAAGCAGGTTGCAAAGATGGAGGCCGCCCTTCAGGCTCATAACTCGCGACTGAAAAATGAGAGGCGACCGATTGGCGAGGAGAAGCCTGTCGTTTCAACTCCTAAGTAA